A genomic region of Zea mays cultivar B73 chromosome 6, Zm-B73-REFERENCE-NAM-5.0, whole genome shotgun sequence contains the following coding sequences:
- the LOC100283955 gene encoding uncharacterized protein LOC100283955 precursor produces MPPPLRCLLLAFVVVLSGFPRLAHPFTALESDQIARFQEYLRIRTAHPSPDYAGASAFLLHYAASLGLHTTTLHFTPCKTKPLLLLTWRGSDPSLPSVLLNSHMDSVPAEPEHWAHPPFAAHRDPTTGRIYARGAQDDKCLPVQYLEAIRGLQAAGFAPARTIHISLVPDEEIGGADGFDKFARSEEFRALNIGFMLDEGQASPTDVFRVFYADRLVWRLVVKAAGAPGHGSRMLDGAAVDNLMDCVETIAAFRDAQFRMVKSGEKGPGEVVSVNPVYMKAGIPSPTGFVMNMQPSEAEVGFDLRLPPTEDIEQIKRRVEEEWAPSHKNLTYELVQKGPATDVSGRPVSTATNASNPWWLTFERAIASAGGELSKPEILSSTTDSRFARQLGIPALGFSPMTRTPILLHDHNEFLEDRVFLRGIQVYEHVIRALSSFQG; encoded by the exons ATGCCGCCGCCTCTCCGCTGTCTCCTTCtcgccttcgtcgtcgtcctcTCCGGCTTCCCCCGTCTCGCCCACCCCTTCACGGCTCTCGAGTCTGACCAGATCGCCCGCTTCCAGGAATACCTCCGCATCCGAACTGCGCACCCATCCCCCGACTACGCCGGCGCCAGCGCCTTCCTCCTACACTACGCCGCTTCGCTCGGTCTCCACACCACCACGCTCCACTTCACCCCGTGCAAGACCAAGCCCCTGCTCCTCCTCACCTGGCGAGGCTCCGATCCCTCCCTCCCCTCCGTGCTCCTCAACTCCCACATGGACTCCGTCCCCGCGGAGCCCGAGCACTGGGCGCACCCTCCATTCGCCGCGCACCGCGACCCGACCACGGGCCGCATCTACGCGCGCGGCGCACAGGACGACAAGTGCCTCCCCGTCCAGTAcctcgaggcgatccggggcctgCAGGCCGCGGGGTTCGCTCCCGCCCGCACCATCCACATCTCGCTTGTCCCCGACGAGGAGATCGGCGGCGCGGATGGGTTCGACAAGTTCGCCCGATCGGAGGAGTTCCGCGCCCTCAACATCGGGTTTATGCTCGACGAGGGGCAGGCGTCGCCGACGGACGTGTTCAGAGTCTTTTACGCGGACAGGCTGGTGTGGAGGCTCGTCGTGAAGGCGGCGGGGGCGCCAGGGCATGGGTCGAGGATGTTGGACGGCGCCGCCGTTGACAATTTGATGGATTGCGTGGAGACCATCGCTGCGTTCAGGGATGCGCAGTTCAGGATGGTGAAGTCCGGGGAGAAGGGTCCTGGGGAGGTGGTCTCAGTCAACCCTGTGTACATGAAGGCCGGCATACCAAGCCCCACG GGTTTCGTGATGAACATGCAACCTTCAGAAGCGGAGGTCGGCTTTGACCTCCGCCTTCCTCCAACCGAAGACATCGAGCAGATCAAGCGGAGGGTCGAAGAGGAATGGGCACCATCTCACAAAAACCTGACCTACGAG CTGGTGCAGAAAGGTCCGGCGACGGATGTGTCCGGACGTCCCGTATCCACAGCGACGAACGCGTCGAACCCGTGGTGGCTGACGTTCGAGAGGGCCATCGCCTCCGCGGGTGGGGAGCTGTCTAAGCCTGAGATCCTGTCTTCGACCACGGACTCACGCTTTGCGCGGCAGCTGGGCATCCCTGCCCTCGGGTTTTCTCCGATGACCAGGACGCCCATACTGCTACATGACCATAACGAG TTTCTGGAAGACAGAGTGTTCCTGAGGGGCATCCAAGTGTACGAACATGTCATCAGAGCACTAAGCTCGTTCCAAGGCTGA